The following nucleotide sequence is from Pseudoalteromonas xiamenensis.
CCTTTGCAGCCAAACTCTTTGGCAAGTTTTGCAATTACCTCGCTAAACCACGAATAATCCGCCTCGACAAAAGCAAGGCTTGCCATGTCATCCTCAAGGTGGGCATCAAAGCCTGCACTGATAAAAATGAGCTCTGCACGGAATTCGCGTAATCTAGGTAACCAATCATTAGTCACAACCTGTTTCAAGTCCGCACCATTACTATTAATCTTCATCGGTGAATTGACGATATGTTCATTATTTTCAATCGGAGTGTTTGGGTAGAATGGGTATTGAAACAATGAACAAAACAGAACGTTTTCATCATCATGAAAGATATCTTGCGTCCCATTTCCGTGGTGTACATCGATGTCTAAAATAGCAATACGGTTAACCCCTAACTGTTGCGCATGTTTTACCGCAATCGCCAAGTTATTAAACACACAAAATCCTGAAGAACTCGTTTGATTTGCATGGTGGCCCGGAGGCCTTACCGAGCAAAATGCCGCATCGAACTCACCAGCCAACACGCCATCAACGGCCATAATACCAGCGCCGACTGCACGTTCGATTGCTTTAA
It contains:
- a CDS encoding histone deacetylase family protein, translated to MRTAIITHPLCRRHKMIADHPECPERLDAISDRILASGLDLSLLHKTAPKCSMEDITSVHSKAMVEQVINTLPTEGLASLDGDTWLCPDSFKAIERAVGAGIMAVDGVLAGEFDAAFCSVRPPGHHANQTSSSGFCVFNNLAIAVKHAQQLGVNRIAILDIDVHHGNGTQDIFHDDENVLFCSLFQYPFYPNTPIENNEHIVNSPMKINSNGADLKQVVTNDWLPRLREFRAELIFISAGFDAHLEDDMASLAFVEADYSWFSEVIAKLAKEFGCKGIISFLEGGYELSSLGRSVAAHLRALVECE